CTTCGCTCATCACCTGTACGCTCCGGAGCACGGCTGAAGCGGACCAGACGATGCTCTTATCGGGTGACTTGTCGCTCTGGGGTGAGGAGACCGCGGATCGACCAGTGGTGACCACGGATGTAAACCTCGAACCAGGAAAGGACACATCCGTCACGCTCGCTTTCCCGCCACTCACAGCAGCTGGCCGGTACGAAGGCCGGGTGTATCTCGGTAATCCATCTACGCGACTCTCGCCTGTCACGGACTTTGTGGTGCAAGTCGCGGGTGACAGCGCTCATATCACGCAGGTCACGCTCGACCGTGACGCCTATACTCCAGGTGAGACAGCGACGGTGACGGCCACGATCCTCGCGACTTTGTCGGACCGGGAACACGCGACGGTGACCGCGACTCTGACCGATGAGTCAGGATCAGCCTGCGCCGCACCTGTGACCCAGTCTTTGGGGAGTGGTATCGAGACCCTGGCGATCCCGGTCCAGGAGCGCTGTGTCAATCCGAAAGTAGCCCTCACGGTCGCTGCCTCAGACGGGACGACTCTGGATGAAGCGACAGCTACTCTGACGACTCCAGACTCGGGATCAGGATTTCCGACGGGGATGGCACTGGCCGCGCTCATCGTCGGCGTGCTCGGCCTCATCGCTCTCACTTGGTATCTCGTCTCGCGACAACGTCAGTCGTCACTGCCGCGCGGTTCGGCGCTCGTCCTCGCTCTCATGATCGCACTCGGCGGACTCCTATCGGCGGACATGGCCAAGGCGTCGACACTCTCTGGTGGTACCGGTATGCCGACGGACAATTTCCAGGTGAATGGAACGGGGACGGCTCTCATGTTCTATACTGGCAACTCCGGCATTTATAATGGGCAGATTACGATCTCGGGCCCGATGCGGGTCAATGGCTCTGTCGCGATGCCAACGGACAACTTCTCGATCATCGGGAGTGGGAACCGGATCAATTTCTATACCGGAAACTCCAGTAGCTTTGCTGGCGCACTCGTGGTGTCGGGCGGGACGGTCTCTGGATCTATCAGCTGTAATACGGATGCCTGGTCGACGACTGGCTCGAGCAATCGATGGAGTATAGCATGCAGTGGCCCTGGTGGAACGATCACCTTTACTGATACAGCACCGCCGGTGTGTGTGAATGGCGTCGGGCCGTATACGCCACCTCAGCCCCTCCCGAATGGGTATGACAATGCCTGGTGTCAGGCTCGGGGCTATGATGTATCGACCGATACCTGTCTCCCGGGTAACTGCGCTTGTACGCCCCCGCGGGTGTGGAATGGCACGATCTGTGCTGTACCGCCAGTGGGTATCGTGAATGGTGCATGTAGCATCAATTCAGCCCAGGTGACTCCCAACTTGACATTGCCGAGTCCGCCGGCTCCGCTGCTCCTCTGTAGTAGTGGCGCACCGTCATCGGTGACATCGGGTACCCTTGAGGTCTATCCGCCAACTGGAGCATTCGCGCCGACCTTTTCATGGAGTTGTGTCGGATCGGGTGGCGGTACGAGCGCGGCTTGTTATATGTTTCGGACATCGGCGATTCCGAACCCGGTGACGACCTTTACCGGGAGTTATGCTGGGCCACCAGCTGTGTCTGGTGCATCGGCACTCTATCTCCCGAGTGGTGGAGGCACGGTCACCCTCAATTGGAATGTGACCAATGCGGCTGGCGGGAGCTGTACTGGGTACTCATCGACAAATCTGCCAGGGTGGAGTTCGACTGGGACGGCCGGCAAGCCAATCACGGGGTCGGCGACACTCACCGTCAATGCAATGACCCGTTTCGACCTCGACTGTCGGAATAGTTCCGGGACGATGGCGACGAGGAAAACCGTGAATGTGATGATTTACTCCGATGCCATCTGTCCGGCGAGTGCGACGCTCAATGTCGGGGATCCAGTGCTCCAGCTCAACTACTGGCGCCGATTGGATGGAGCACCCATTGACTGTACCAATCCGACCAGCCCAGCCGGTGCGAGCAATCTGACAGCCGATGCGAATGCGTCGTGGTCGAGCAGTCTCCCGGCGGTTGCGACGGTCACCACTGTAGCGCCCAAGGGGCGGGTGACGGCTGTCAGCGGCGGCGCGACGACGGTCTCAGTGACAGTTGCCGGGCGTGGTGTCGTGGCCTCGGCTCCGATCACCGTGAATGCCGCAGCAGCGCCACGGTATGTGATCTGCCCCAATGGCTCGACGTTGACGGTCGGAACGACCCAGCAGTTCCAACTCTGGAGGCATCCGACGACTGCGATAAACTGTAGCAACCTCGCAGGAGCGAGTGACATCACGAGCGCTGCGACGACACTCTGGAGGGAAGTACCATTCGGGACTCCGATCATTACAGTGAATGATGGTGGGACCAAAGGGCTCGTTCGAGGTAACCAGGGTGGATCCTCGGCGGACGTCAGTGTGACGGATAGTGCGAGTCCGGCGGGCTCGGCCACGGTCACGGTGAGTGCGGCCCCAGCAGCGACCTATGCGATCTGTCCATCGGGCTCTCTAGCACTCAATACTACTTCCACGACGACAGTTCAACTCCGCCTCTGGCGTCGCGCCAATGGTACTCCTGTCACCTGCGTCGATACAACAGGAGCGACGGATATCACATCCAGCGGGACGACGGGCTGGAGTAGCAGTAGCGGAAGTGTTGCCACGGTCAATAGCGGCGGGCTCGTCACTGCGGTAGCTGGCGGTGGCTCGACGATCTCAGCGACCGATAATGGTGCGCCAGCCGGATCAGTCACGGTTACGGTGGTCGGCTGTACTGCGTACATCTGCACGACGCTCCCATCATCGGTGACGGATACGTACTGTCCGGGCGAATCCTTCACGACGAGTGACAACTGTAGCGGCACGATCTCTTGTTCAAATGGCACCCGATTGTGTGACTTCAATTGGAAGGAAGTCCAACAGTAAGTTTAAGTCGCAACCAGAGTGAAGCGGCATTCCGCAGTGCTGCCTCACTCAGTGGCTGGGCCCGACCACGCTGATGACTGGCCCAAGTCTGTATCGGACCAAGCACTGGGAACTATGCCTGTATAGATTCGCCACACAGTTTGTCATTGCGAGGGAGTCAGCGACCGTGGCAATCTTGAACCATGATGACAATGTACTCAAAGGCGTGAGCCCAATGATGATGAAAACTCTGTCCTTGAAAACTAGCCTGATCGCGGTTGGCCTCATCCTGTGGAGTAGTGTCGCTATCGTCGATACGGCGTTTGCCTCGACTCTGTCTGGGGGGCCTTTGGTCATGCCGACGGACAACTTCCGGGTGGATGGCGTGGGCAACGGTCTCAATTTCTTCACGCACAATGTTGGGAATTATGTCGGGACGATTGCCCTCTCGGGCGCGATGCAGGTATATGGTTCGGTCGCGATGCCGACGGACAATTTCCGAATCTCCACTAACTCGAATCAAATCGATTTCTATACGGGGAATTCCTTTAACTACGCAGGATCCTTATTTGTGACTGGGGGGACTGTCTCGGGATCTGCAACGTGCAATACCGACCAGTGGTACGTGTCAGGGACGGGGACACATCTCATTGTCTCTTGTGATAGTGGCCCGGGTGGGGCGATGACGTTCACCGATACGCCGCCCATCTGCACTGATCCTCCCGGCGGACCGTACGACGATGCGTGGTGCCAGGGGTTGGGGTACGACTATTCGACGGATTCATGTCTTGGCTACTGTGCCTGTACAGCACCAAACGTGTGGGATGGGGCGGACTGTGTCGCGGCCACGGGTCCGGTCCCCCCAGTGGTCGATCTGAAAGTGAATGGCTCGAACGGCCCCCTCAGTCTGGTCAGTGGTGCTATGCGCAACTTCTCTTGGACTTCGGCCAATGCGACCAGTTGTACTGCCACCTCGGGCGATGGTTGGTCCGGTGCCAAGGCTACTTCTGGCGCTGAATCACTACCCGCCAACGTTACTACTAGTCACATCTTGACCTGTACCGGTCCCGGCGGGATAAACTCCGACAGCGTCCAGGTCAATATCGCCTGCGTGCCCACCACCGGGGCGTATGGCGTCTGCAATTGCGCCACCGAGACTAAGTCTCGGACCAATACCAATGCGGCCTGTTTCCCGTGGACCGAGACGACAGCCTGTAGTGCCAGCGAGAAGGACCAGTGCCGCAATATCAACTGGCGGGAAGTCGAACAATAACTGCCTGTTTACGCCGGAGCTTCGAACCACCTCATCCACCTGACTGAGAGCCTATCGGGATAGGCGCTTAGAAAGACAGGTGGATTTATTTTTTAGTGTGGTTTTTCGCCCGTCCGCGTGATAAAATGAAAGCAGATATCCGGTGGTAACAGCGCCCGGAAGTGTTGTGTTAGCGTGTACTTTGGTCATGGCCCGATCCCGAAAAAAAACAAACAAAATACGATCATACATGGCTGCCCTCTGGCGGAAGCAGATTGTCATCGCCAAGTGGCAGTTCAATGCTGTCAGTGTGTTCTTTCTCGGGCTCGGGGCATTGGCTGGGTTCTACTTGACGCTCTCGGGTGTCATCCCAAAGATCTTGGCGGCTGACACAACCGACACCTGGAATTTCACCGTCAGCGGTGACTATACTCCGTCGGATGCTGGTTTGGTAGAGGTTGCATCCTCGACCGGACGGCTGAAGGTGCGGAACTACGCTACGGATGGCAATACCGCTGCGCTGTATCATCTCGATGAGTCGAGCGGCAATGCCGCTGATAGTTCAGGGAACAACAATACTGGGACAGTCGCCAACGGGACGTATGCGGCGGGCAGTCTGAACAATGCACTCGGGTTCAATGGTTCAACCTCGCTTTTCACGGCGGCCGATTCCAGCTCGCTTTCGCTTACCGGCAATTTCACCGTTGAGGCGTGGACGAAATTTGATTCGGCATTCAGTTCGACTTCGAATCGTAACCGCCAGGGAGTGCTCGATAAAGGGCCGTACCGATTGTATTACGATCATGAGACCGGAAAAGCGGTATTTGAGATGGCGCCATCGTCGGCCAATGATTGGGCTCAGGTCGCTGGCCCGGATATGCTCAATACCAACGGCGTGTCGATCAATGCCGAGATCAATAAAAGCTGGGATGCGAACAGTAAGAACTTTGTCTGGAAGCAGGTGGTCGTCGGGAGCGATATCTATGTCGCACTCGGCAGTGCGACGACCGGGACGACCGTGACGGGTGATGCGGAAGTCTGGAAGTGTACGGCGTGCGCGACGAGTCCGGTCTGGTCGAAAATCGGCGGTGATGGAATCAATTCGAGCTGGGCCGACGGTTTGTACGAAGACGCTTCATCAATCGTAACCGATGGAACAAATATCTATACCGGTATCGGTAATAGCTCGGGCGAAGCGGAAGTCTGGCGTTATGACGGTACGAACTGGACGAAGGTCGGTGGCGATACGGTCAACTCGAGTTGGCTCATCGCCGCCCCGGGTCCATATGAGCGTGTAACTTCGATGGTGGCGGACGGAACAACGATTTATGCGGGACTTGGAACCACAGCCAATGATGCTGAGGTCTGGCGGTGTACGAATTGTGATAGTAGTCCAACTTGGGCGAAGATTGGTGGTGATGGGACGGGTGCAGGTGGCCAATCATGGCCGGCTGGCTACGAAGACGTTACGGAACTTGCTATTGTCAATGGAACGATACTTGCGGTCGGACTTGGAACGACAGGAAACGACGGTGAACTTTGGACCTGTGCCACTTCTTCGTGCACCGTGACGAGTGGTTGGACGAAACGCGGAGGAGACGCGAGTGGTTCTGGAGGGCAGTCTTGGACGAATACGATTGAAGAGGTTCGTTCAATAACCTCGAGTGGGACGGTCATTTATGTTGGCACGGGCTTTAGTGCTGGAGAAGCTGATGTCTGGCGCTGCGATCTCGGCGGTACCTGTACGACGACATCCGGCTGGACACAGGTCGGCGGTGATGGCTTGAATTCAGGCTGGGCAGCGAGCACCTATGAGCGTGTTTGGTCACTTCTGGCGAGTGGAACGACGGTCTATGCTGGACTTGGTGACACAGCAGCCGATGCTGAAGTCTGGAGCTGTGCCAATTGTGCGACGACTCCGGTCTGGAGCAAACTCGGCGGCGACGGCACAGGCATCAGCGGCCAATCCTGGGGCAATACGTCCGGTGCATCATTCCTGTACGCATCCAGCCTTTCCCTTATCGGTACCAACCTGTTTGTCGGGGCGAGTTCGGGTGCGGGCACATCCGGTGCCGAGGTCTGGACCTGTGATACGGGTGCGACCTGCACCAATACCGCTGGCTGGACCCGAGTGGCGGGCAATTATCTGAACAAGAGCTGGGGGACATTCAATCTCAACAGCGTTGAGAGTATGACCACAATCGGTGGCAAGCTCTATGCCGGGACGGGGTACGATACCGGTGCTGCGACCGCGAACGGTAATGCGCTGGTCTGGGAGTATGATGGAACAAACTGGACGATGATCGGTGGCCAAGGCATCAACAGCTCCTGGACCTACGGGCATCCGACGCTGACGACCGTGACGTATCGCTCGATCACATCGATGACGGGCTATAATGGCACGCTCATCGTGGGGCTTGGCGGCGGCACGAACGGCGATGCGGAAGTCTGGAGCTGGAACGGCACTACCTGGATCAAGATCGGCGGCGACGGGACTGGAACCGGCGGACAGAGCTGGGCGGCAGGGACGAAACGATCGGTGCCGGCGATGATGGTTGTCGGTTCGGTACTTTACGCGGGTCTCCAGGGAACAGCGGCAGGCGATGGCGAAATGTGGACCTGTGACTTGGCGGCGACGTGTACGACCACGGCTGGTTGGACGTTTCGGGGTGGCGATGCCACCGGCGCCGGCGGACAGAGCTGGAACAATACTACATTCGAAGCAGTGTGGAGTATGACCGCACGTGGCACGAACCTATATATCGGATTGGGGACGAGTGCAAATGATGCTGAAGTGTGGACTTGTGATACAGGAGCGACATGTACCCAAACAGTCGGTTGGACAAAGATCGGTGGAGACAGTATCAATTCTGGTTGGACTACGAATTATGAGGAGGTGTCAGCCTTGTCTTGGTACCGAGGCGAACTCTACGCAGGACTTGGTGCGAGTACGGGTGATGCCGAACTCTGGAAATGGAACGGGACGAATTGGGGTGGAGCACCGGTGGCGGGAGATGGATTGAACGGAGCTTGGTCAGACGCTCTCTACGAACGCGTGAAAGGGATCGTCAGTTATAACGGTGATCTGATCGTGGCACTCGGTGATAGCGCTGCCGGAGAGGGGGAGGTTTGGAAATTCGATACTACGACCTGGTCCCGTATCGGCGGCGACGGATCAAATTCGGGTTGGACGAACATCGTAGAACGTATCAATGCGCTGCAGGTCTACAAGGGGAAATTGTATGCGGGGACCGGCTTTACCGCCAATAGTGATGCGACGATATGGGCGTATGGGGATAACATCCGGCTTGAATCGACGACGACGAGTCAAGACACGAACTGGCATCATCTCGCGGTAGCCTATGACGGCAGTTCGATCGAGCTCTATATCGATGGCGTTCTGGATACTTCGATATCGACCAGTGCGACGATGCTTGATACGGTGCACCCACTGCTCCTTGGTTCTTTGTCGGGAAATAGTGGGGCTGAGAGAATCGCCGCTGGATTTAACGGCATGATCGACGAGGTGCGGATCAGTAATATTGCCCGCAGCTCATTCAATACGACACCATACACGAACACGCGCGTTGCCGTCCAGCCGTCCGCTGCTGTCCGTCTAGTCGGTACGCAGTCTTGGGATACTTTTTCAACAACAGAAACGGCGAATGGGGGGACAATCACGTATCGGCTGTCGGATGATGGCGGGACCACTTGGAAATACTGGGACGGTGCGGCTTGGGTCGCTTCTTCTGGATTCACTCAGGCCAATGACGAAACGACCGTCAATACGAATATATCGACTTTTCCAGTCACTGAAGACGGTTTCCTCTGGCAGGCGGTCTTCTTGGGCGATGGGAATCAGCGCGTGACGTTGAATGAAGTGATCCTGGAATCCACCTCGGACCTCGTGGTGCCGGTCGAACCGAATGCACTCACGGCACTCGATCAATTCGGCGGGGCCGTGAACCTGACGACGAATACTTGGTACACGTACACGGCGCCGTATTTCAGCTGGACAGGGGCGAGTGATGCCGGGTCCGGCATCGGTGGCTACTATGTGTATTTCGGTACCGACAATACGGCCGATCCGCAGACCGCCGGGACGTTTCAGCCAGCGAGCACCTTTACGCCCTCGGGCCTGACCAGTGGCACGACGTACTATCTCCGCATCCGGGCGCGGGACAATGCACAAAACGTCAGCCCGATTTACGCTGCGTTCATCTATCGGCTCGATACAACCGGGCCACAGAACCCGACCGGTGTAACAGTCGCTCCAACCGGTTACTCTTCGACCAATGACTTTACTTTTTTCTGGACGAATACGGCGAGTGATCCTGCCTCGGGCGTCGCGGGATATCAGTACCAAGTCGGCGCTACGGCCGCTCCTGGGAGCTGGTCTACGACTATCACGGCGACGAGCCTAAATCTCCCCGGTGCCGCCTATCAGACCGGCGAAAATCTCTTCCACCTGCGTACCATCGACTACGCCGGTAATGTCTCGAGCGTGAATGTCCAGGTGGCGTTCTATTATGCCGGAACAGGACCGACCGCACCGCAGAATGTCGACGTGTCGCCCGCATCAAACAGCCTCAACTCATTTGCGTTCTCTTGGGATGCACCGTCGAGTTACTCTGGCGATGCGAATGATCTCACCTACTGCTATACGGTGAATACGCTCCCATCAGAGATCACCTGCAGCTTCACGTCGGCAGGGGCGACGTCTCTCTCGGCGGCTGCGTTTGCGACGCAGGTTGGGACGAACACGTTCTATGTCGTCGCCAAAAATGCTGATGTCGTCGGCGGCGCAATCAATTATGGCGCCTATGGCAGCGTTTCATTCACGGCGAATACGAGCGCTCCGGGCATCCCGCTCAATGTCGAGATCGCGGATGTCTCGGTAAAGAGCACGAGCTCGTGGAAGATCGCGCTCTCATGGGAGCCACCGTCGACGGGTGCTTCATCAGTTCAGGATTACGAGATCTTCCGGTCGACCGATGGGACGACGTATGCTGATGTTGCCTCGACGA
This is a stretch of genomic DNA from Candidatus Moraniibacteriota bacterium. It encodes these proteins:
- a CDS encoding Ig-like domain-containing protein gives rise to the protein MLAKFFLGVAFVLALPLTGVIAAEPAAEVAATEITDAKMADTEVTVTAFDILENDTVEIGFELENRSSAAVDLRYRLEVVATGDAGSQGATDVTEYKTLRIAPHGVVRERFSYTAPVYADGQQELHLTVKSAAGFPLAGTLVGTASFTGTPIPVTFGNCQLMDGKSGITVAAGLPSLITCTLRSTAEADQTMLLSGDLSLWGEETADRPVVTTDVNLEPGKDTSVTLAFPPLTAAGRYEGRVYLGNPSTRLSPVTDFVVQVAGDSAHITQVTLDRDAYTPGETATVTATILATLSDREHATVTATLTDESGSACAAPVTQSLGSGIETLAIPVQERCVNPKVALTVAASDGTTLDEATATLTTPDSGSGFPTGMALAALIVGVLGLIALTWYLVSRQRQSSLPRGSALVLALMIALGGLLSADMAKASTLSGGTGMPTDNFQVNGTGTALMFYTGNSGIYNGQITISGPMRVNGSVAMPTDNFSIIGSGNRINFYTGNSSSFAGALVVSGGTVSGSISCNTDAWSTTGSSNRWSIACSGPGGTITFTDTAPPVCVNGVGPYTPPQPLPNGYDNAWCQARGYDVSTDTCLPGNCACTPPRVWNGTICAVPPVGIVNGACSINSAQVTPNLTLPSPPAPLLLCSSGAPSSVTSGTLEVYPPTGAFAPTFSWSCVGSGGGTSAACYMFRTSAIPNPVTTFTGSYAGPPAVSGASALYLPSGGGTVTLNWNVTNAAGGSCTGYSSTNLPGWSSTGTAGKPITGSATLTVNAMTRFDLDCRNSSGTMATRKTVNVMIYSDAICPASATLNVGDPVLQLNYWRRLDGAPIDCTNPTSPAGASNLTADANASWSSSLPAVATVTTVAPKGRVTAVSGGATTVSVTVAGRGVVASAPITVNAAAAPRYVICPNGSTLTVGTTQQFQLWRHPTTAINCSNLAGASDITSAATTLWREVPFGTPIITVNDGGTKGLVRGNQGGSSADVSVTDSASPAGSATVTVSAAPAATYAICPSGSLALNTTSTTTVQLRLWRRANGTPVTCVDTTGATDITSSGTTGWSSSSGSVATVNSGGLVTAVAGGGSTISATDNGAPAGSVTVTVVGCTAYICTTLPSSVTDTYCPGESFTTSDNCSGTISCSNGTRLCDFNWKEVQQ